Part of the Streptomyces europaeiscabiei genome is shown below.
CCCCGAGGAAGGTGAGCTCGGCCTCCACCTCGCCGGGCAGGGTGCAGATCGGTACCCCGGTCGCCGCGCGCACGGCCCGCAGCACGTCCCGGCAGTTCGGCGCGGAACGCACCACGGCGGTCGCGAAGGCCAGTGGTGTCGACGCCCCCCATCTCTCCGCCGTGCGTGCGGCGGAGGTGACCGCGTCGCACAACTGCCGTACGGCCTCGTCGGGTACGTCGCCCCCGGGCTCCACCTGCTCGGACAGCCGCAGGCGCCACTTGGCGGTGTGCACCGGCAGCGGCACACCGCCCTCGGCGTCCGCCACCACGAGTCTCACGGTTTTCGATCCCACATCCACCACGCTCATCCGCATGACCGACGAAGTACCCGGTAGCAGCCTCGACACGCGTGTCCCGTACGGCGGTTGGGGGCTAAGAGACGTATACAGGCCGACCGGGCGCCGTCGCTCACGCCCGGCGGAGAGCCGGCCGCTCGCACGTGGCGGGGTCGGCCGCTCGCCCCCGAGCGGAATGATCAGCCTTATTGCATATGATGTGCAGGTGCAGAACTATGACATCAGGGTGGCAGGGCCCGACGACCTCGACAGTGCCCGTGCGGTCATGCTCGACACCGTCTACCGCGACTTCGGCACGGGCTATGTGCCGCGCTGGCACGGGGACATCGTCGATCTGCGCGGCGCGTACGTCGCCCCCGACCGGCATGTGCTCATGGTGGCGGTCGACGAGCGGGACGGTGCGGTCGTCGCCACCGGCGCGCTGGACTCCCGGGGGCCCGCCCATCCGCCCAACCCCCGTCGGCTGGCCGAGCGTTACCCGTCCGGCGAGACCGCCCAGCTGCGCCGTGTGTACGTGCGCGCCGAGCATCGGCGGCGCGGGCTGGCCCGGCGGCTGGTCGCCGCGCTGCTGGACTTCGCGGCGGCCGACGGGGGTTACCGCTCCGTCTATCTGCACACCGACCCCGGGGTGCCCGGCGCCGAGGACTTCTGGCGCTCGCAGGGTGTGGCCGTGTGCGACGAGCGTGAGGTGACGGGGGAGCGGGTCGTGCACTTCGAGATCCCGGTGCCCGAGGTGGCCGCACCCTCGCCAGTTAAATGAAAATCATTCTCATGTAAGCTGCGTCGCGTTCCACCGCCACCTCCGTCCCCCGAAGAGAACCAAGGACCATGCGCTCTCCCCGCCGCCGTCGCGTCGTCGCCGGCCTGCTCCTCGCCCCCGTGCTGACCGGCTGCTTCGCCTCGGGCGGTGACACGTCCGACGACGACTCCGCCGACGGCTCCCGGCTGCGTGTGGCCCTGGCCTTCCCGCCTGCCGAGAACTTCTCCCCGTACGGCGCCGACGCCACCCTCCTCAGCCGACTGGGCGTGACCGAGGGCCTGACCAAGCTGGACGCCAACGGCGCCGCGGCCCCGGCGCTCGCCGAGTCCTGGACCCGTGAGAACGACCGGAACTGGCTTTTCACCTTGCGTGAGGCCACCTTCCAGGACGGCACCGAAGTCACCCCGGCCACCGTCGCCGCCGCCCTCACCCGCGCCACCGAGGCCGAGCCGGTCACCGCCGCGCTCTCCGGCATCGAGCTCACCGCGAAGGCGAGCGGCGACCGGCAGGTACGCGTCACCACCGGGGACCCGGACCCCGCCCTGCCGCTCCGGCTCACCAGCCCCGGCCTCGCGATCCTGTCCGCCGGGGCATACGGCGGCAAGCGGGTCGACCCGGTCGGCACGGCCACCGGCCCGTTCGAGGTCACCAAGGTCACCGGCACCACCGCGGCGACCCTGGACCGCTACGACGCGTACTGGGGTGGCCGCGCCCAGGCGAGCGGCATCGACGCCAGGTTCATAGCCGACGGCTCCGCCCGCACCAACGCCCTGCGCACCGGCCAGGTCGACATGGCCGAGGCCGTTCCCGTGTCGCAGGCGGCCACACTCGACCAGGGCACCCGCCGCGAGACGGCCACCACCCGCACCACCAGCCTCCTCCTCAACACCAGGACCGGTGCCTTCAAGGACCCGAAGCTCCGGGCCGCCGCCCGCGAGGCCGTCGACGGCTCCGTCCTCGCCAAGGACGTCTACGAGGGCTACGCCGACGCAGGCGCCGGCATCTTCGGACCCGCCGTGACCTGGGCCGCAGCCAAGCGTGTCGAACCGACCGGCCGCGCGAAGGCCGCGAGGCCGCGCGGCACCTCCGTGACCATCGCGACGTACGACAACCGGCCCGAACTGCCCGAGGTCGCCCAGGTGCTGCAACAACAGCTGCAGAAGGCCGGGTTCAAGGTGAAGCTGGAGGTCCGCGAGTACTCGCGGCTGGAGAGCGACGCCCTCGCCGGCAAGTTCGACGCCTTCGTCGGCGCCCGCAACTCCCTGCTCGACACCGGCGACCCCGTCTCCATCCTCGCCAGCGACTTCACCTGCGACGGCAGCTACAACCTCGCCCTGCTCTGCGACAAGAAGGTCGACCGGGCCGTCACCGCCGCCGAGAAGGAGTCCGACACCGCGAAGCGGCAGCAGGCGGCCATGAACGCCGAGGCGGCGATCCTCGGCACCGACGCCACCGTGCCGCTCGTCCACCAACAGATCATCACCGGCGTCGGCACCTCGGTACAGGGCGTGATCCTCGACCCGTACGAGCGCACGCTCATCGGAACGGGGACCCGGCGCTGATACGGGCACTCTGGCGGGCCCTGCTCGCCGCCGCACTGCTGTGCGGCATCGGCCTGCTGCCGTGGCTGTCGCGCACCGACCCGGCGCTCACCGTCCTCAAGGCGCGCTCGGTCGAACGTGACCCGACGCCGGAGGTGCTGGCGGCCGTACGGGACGAACTCGGCCTCGACCAGGGACCGTTGAAGCTGCTGGGGGAGTGGTTCGGCGGGCTGGCGCGCGGTGACGCGGGCCGCTCGTGGATCTCCGGCGCCGAGGTCACCCCCGCTGTCGTCCAGGCGCTCGGCGTCTCCCTGTTGCTGATGGCCGCCGCGCTCCTCGTCGCGGCGGCCACGGCCGCGGCGGTCTGCGCCCGCACCCTGTGGCTGGGCGCGCACCGCCGCCTCGACGACCGGCGCGGCGGCGGCAGCGTGGCCGCGATGCTCGCCGCGCTGCCCGAGTTCCTCACCGCCTCCATGCTCGCCGCCGTCGTCGGGGTGCACCTCGGCTGGCTGCCCGCGCTCGGCTGGTACGGGCCGCAATGGATGGTGCTGCCCGCCCTCGCCCTCGGCCTGCCCGCCGGCGCGCTGCTCGGCCGGATGCTCGACGACCTGCTGCCCGGCTCCTTCGCCGAGCCCTGGGCACTGGCCGCCGCCGCCCGCGGCATACCCGGGCGGGCCACCACCCGCCAGGCCGTACGCCGCTGCATACCCGGACTGCTGCCCAACATCGGCCTGTTCGTGGTCGGCCTCACCGGCGGCGCCGTCGCCGTCGAGCAGGTCTTCGACATACCCGGCCTCGGCCGCACCACGCTCCAGGCCGCCCTCGCCCAGGACCTGCCCGTCCTCCAGGCCGGCACCCTCGCCCTCGTCCTGCTGGCCGCCCTCGCCGGCGCCCTCGCCCGTCCGGCCGCCCGCCTCCTCGTCGGCCCGGCCCTGCGCGACGGCGCGCTCCACTCCCTGCACCGCCCGCGGCCGTCCGCGCCACGCCGGACCCCACTGCTCCACGGCACCCTGCTCCTCGTGGTCGTCGCGCTCGGCCTGACCCGTGACCCGCTCGCCCTCGACACCGGCGCCCGGCTCCAACCACCTTCCTGGGCCCACCCGTTGGGCACCGACGCGCTGGGCCGCGACCTGCTGGCCCGCATCGGGCACGGGGCGTTCACCACTCTCGCCCTGGCCGTCACGATCAGCGCGGCCGCGCTGCTGACGGGCGTCCTGCTCGGGCTGCTGCCCCGGCTCTCCGGGCCGCTCGTCGACACCGTCAACGCCGTACCGGCGGTCCTCGCGGGACTGATCGTCGCCGGAGTCGCCGGCAGCGGAGCGGCGACACCCGCGCTGGCCGTGGCCGCCGTCGCCTGGGTGCCGCTCGCCGCACACACCACGGCCCTGCTCGAACAGGAGCGGGCCACGACGCACATCACGGCCACCAAGGGGCTCGGCGCGAGTGACGGCCATCTGCTCCGCCGCGAACTGCTGCCCGCCGTCCTGCCCCCCGTCGCCCGCCACGCCCTCCTCCGGCTGCCCGGAGTGGCCCTCGCCCTGACCTCCCTCGGCTTCCTCGGCCTCGGCGCGCAGCCGCCGGACCCGGAATGGGGCCTCCTCCTCGCCGAGAACCAGCCCTACGCCGAACGTGCCCCCTGGGCCGTCCTCGCCCCCGCCACCGCCCTCGCCCTCCTGGGTGCGCTGGCGGTCACGTCGGCGGGCGGGGTGCGATGGCCACGCCGTCCGCTCGCCGGGGCCGTACGACAGCCGAAGCCCGCCGCCGCCACGACCGTCGGAGAGACCGGATGACCGAGCCGCCCGAGGAGCGACCGAGCTTGACGCCCCGGCGGCGACCCGCCGGAGAAACGGCCCAGAGGCGAGCGTCGAGAGAGGAACGGGAGAAGCAGACGGTGGGTGAAGGGTCCGAGAGGCAGGTGACGAGCAACGTGCCCGAGCAGCGGGCGACGCACGAGACGCCGGAGGCGCGGGCGACGAACGAGACGCCGCAGGTGCGCGCGGCGACTGGGGTGCCTGTGCAACGGACGGCTCGCGAGGCGTCCCGACGAGGGACGCCGGGTGGGGCGGCCGAACCGCGGGTCCTGAGCGGTGCGGCCGGGAAGAACGCGGCCGGGCCCTCCCGCCGGGGTACCTGGGCCAGGCTCAGTCCCCTCCTGCGGCTGCTGATCCTCACCCAGCTCGCCTTCAACGTCGGCTTCTTCGCCGTGCTGCCGTTCCTCGCCGAACACCTCGGCACGGCGATAGGCATGGCCGGCTGGATGGTCGGCTTCGTGCTCGGGCTGCGGACCTTCAGTCAGCAGGGGCTGTTCGTGGTGGGTGGCGCGCTGGCCGACCGGTACGGGGTGCGGCCCGTGGTGCTGGCCGGATGCGTCCTGAGGATCGCCGGGTTCGCGTGGCTCGGATACGCGGACGCGGACTGGTCGGTCATCGGCTCGGTCCTGCTCATCGGCTTCGCCGCCGCGCTGTTCTCCCCGGCCGTCGAGTCCGAGGTCGCCCGGCAGGCCGTGGTGTGGGAGGAGTCGGGCGGCGGTCCCCGGACGAGTGTGCTCGCGCTGTTCACGGTGGCGGGACAGGCCGGGGCGTTCGTCGGGCCGCTGATCGGCGCGTTGCTGCTGGCCGTGGACTACCGGACGGTGTGCCTCGCGGGCGCCGGGGTCTTCGTCCTCGTCCTCGCCGGGCACTTCTGGTTGCTTCCGCAGCGCATTCCGGGGCGGGAGCGGGTCGCGGTGAAGGGGGGTCTCGGCGGGCTGCTGCGCAACCGGCGGTTCCTCGCGTTGTGCTGCGCGTACGGGGCGTATCTGCTGGCCTACAACCAGCTGTACCTTCTGCTGCCCGGCGAGGTGGAGCG
Proteins encoded:
- a CDS encoding ABC transporter permease subunit, whose product is MAAALLVAAATAAAVCARTLWLGAHRRLDDRRGGGSVAAMLAALPEFLTASMLAAVVGVHLGWLPALGWYGPQWMVLPALALGLPAGALLGRMLDDLLPGSFAEPWALAAAARGIPGRATTRQAVRRCIPGLLPNIGLFVVGLTGGAVAVEQVFDIPGLGRTTLQAALAQDLPVLQAGTLALVLLAALAGALARPAARLLVGPALRDGALHSLHRPRPSAPRRTPLLHGTLLLVVVALGLTRDPLALDTGARLQPPSWAHPLGTDALGRDLLARIGHGAFTTLALAVTISAAALLTGVLLGLLPRLSGPLVDTVNAVPAVLAGLIVAGVAGSGAATPALAVAAVAWVPLAAHTTALLEQERATTHITATKGLGASDGHLLRRELLPAVLPPVARHALLRLPGVALALTSLGFLGLGAQPPDPEWGLLLAENQPYAERAPWAVLAPATALALLGALAVTSAGGVRWPRRPLAGAVRQPKPAAATTVGETG
- a CDS encoding GNAT family N-acetyltransferase, which encodes MQNYDIRVAGPDDLDSARAVMLDTVYRDFGTGYVPRWHGDIVDLRGAYVAPDRHVLMVAVDERDGAVVATGALDSRGPAHPPNPRRLAERYPSGETAQLRRVYVRAEHRRRGLARRLVAALLDFAAADGGYRSVYLHTDPGVPGAEDFWRSQGVAVCDEREVTGERVVHFEIPVPEVAAPSPVK
- a CDS encoding MDR family MFS transporter encodes the protein MSGAAGKNAAGPSRRGTWARLSPLLRLLILTQLAFNVGFFAVLPFLAEHLGTAIGMAGWMVGFVLGLRTFSQQGLFVVGGALADRYGVRPVVLAGCVLRIAGFAWLGYADADWSVIGSVLLIGFAAALFSPAVESEVARQAVVWEESGGGPRTSVLALFTVAGQAGAFVGPLIGALLLAVDYRTVCLAGAGVFVLVLAGHFWLLPQRIPGRERVAVKGGLGGLLRNRRFLALCCAYGAYLLAYNQLYLLLPGEVERATGSQSALAWLFGLSSLLVVTAQLPVTRWVGERLDLRRSMTGGLVLIAAGFGVVAVALPAGWTGGVGLLPAAGFVVLLTVGQMLVAPAARAWVPDLAAEGRLGLYTGAMSSVSGLIVLVGSAGAGALTDAGVPGAVPWVVLTVVPVAAVLLLPRPTVRP
- a CDS encoding ABC transporter substrate-binding protein, which encodes MRSPRRRRVVAGLLLAPVLTGCFASGGDTSDDDSADGSRLRVALAFPPAENFSPYGADATLLSRLGVTEGLTKLDANGAAAPALAESWTRENDRNWLFTLREATFQDGTEVTPATVAAALTRATEAEPVTAALSGIELTAKASGDRQVRVTTGDPDPALPLRLTSPGLAILSAGAYGGKRVDPVGTATGPFEVTKVTGTTAATLDRYDAYWGGRAQASGIDARFIADGSARTNALRTGQVDMAEAVPVSQAATLDQGTRRETATTRTTSLLLNTRTGAFKDPKLRAAAREAVDGSVLAKDVYEGYADAGAGIFGPAVTWAAAKRVEPTGRAKAARPRGTSVTIATYDNRPELPEVAQVLQQQLQKAGFKVKLEVREYSRLESDALAGKFDAFVGARNSLLDTGDPVSILASDFTCDGSYNLALLCDKKVDRAVTAAEKESDTAKRQQAAMNAEAAILGTDATVPLVHQQIITGVGTSVQGVILDPYERTLIGTGTRR